A window of Candidatus Thorarchaeota archaeon genomic DNA:
TAAACGTGCGAGGGTGACTGATATTTCAAGCCAGATGTTTTTTCTACGTATGATCGGAAGGAGATTCTGAAAACCAAAGATTCCTCCCATATGTAAGACAACAAATTTGCCATTCTCATAGGTTCTGGATACCTCATCAATGAATCCTGCAGTTTTCGAAGTTACAGCATCTTGATGAAAAAAGATGGGCAGATTGAGTTGGATTGCCTTTTGAATCAATACGTGGACTGCCGGGTCATCAGGATGATACTGCGATTCATCTAAGACGAGCGCCGTACAGCCCTCCTCTTCGTATTCTCTAAGCTTAGTCTGTGCACGATTCAATGGCCTTGGAAGAACTGAACACGCCCAAAAGAAACGATCAGGGTATATTGCCGCAGCCTCTCTGTAGAGATTGGTTGAGATGAGTGGTTCGACAGGTGTCAAGACGGCCTGTTCGATACCAAAAAGGTCCATGTATTGGATGTGTGTATCAACATACTCGGCTAGATTATGCTTATCCACACTGGCGTACTCCATGCGGTTCTTACCTAAGTGCGTGTGAATATCGGTGGTCATACACCTGACTAGGCGCAATGATTGATAAACAATGTGTGTAATATCCACTTGAGCCGTGAATACCATTGAATGCATCTGAACAGTCTATGAGTCTAAAGGAGAGCTTGAAAACCCTCTCAGTTGAAACAAACGAGGATTCATACATGCTCATGGAATACTTGGGGCCTGTTATTGATGGATGCAAGGCTGCAATGAATGTCAGTGTTGAAGATGCCACCACAATCGACAAAATGCCTGATTCCACATTTGAACATTATATGCATTTAGCCGACGACTCGTTTCGGGACTTGAATATCTGTTTTAAGACAATAGACACATCCAAGAAATATGCATTCGTGTTCACGGGGGGACAGTCCGATGTCTACAAGGAATGTACCGATCCTGAGGTAACAATTGAATGCCCTGAAGATATACTCATTGAACTGCTTGATCCCGATTCAAAGTTACTACCTGTTAATGTCTTGGGGGAAGAATTGAAAGTTACAGGAGAAGATCCTGCTAAGATTATTGAGGCTCTTGGTCTTCTATGTTTGCCTACCCTCCTCCGAACCGCTCGATCGGGCGTAGATCCTACTTCGCTCCTGTCAGAGGATGCTGATTCTGTCATAATGGCAGCTGCTTCAGATTTGGCAACGAAGATGGTAAAGAAATGGATTGACACTCGGTTAGGGTAGACTAGTCCAGACCATGATGTGGGAAGACCATTTCTCTTACCCTTCTTAGAGCTCTCTCTAAATCCAGCTCAATGCTTTCTCTGGAATTGTACATCTGAACCACTTTTTCTTCATCCCGCATTGAGGTTGGGCAACGGTCAAATCCCATTTCCGAGCACTTCTTCTTGAAATCTTGGGGAATGTCTGCTGAAATCTCTTTGTCCACTATTATTGACAAGAAGAGTGTCCAGAGTCGGGCTACATTGATTGGGTGATAACCACCCCCGCCAACTGCCAACCAACCTATATCACAGCATTCCTCCTGTAGGGCCTTGAGTTTGCTCAGAACTGTTTCATAGCCGTAGGTCGTATATGTCAGATGAGCCAATGGATCCATGTAGTGTCCATCTACGCCCAGTTGACTGACCAGCAAGTCGGGCTCATATGATTCAAAAAGAGGAACAACAACCTCGTTGAGCACCTCGATTAGCTCGGACGACCCTGCTCCTGGTAGGAGAGGTATATTGACAGAGTATCCAAAACCATCGCCAGCTCCAATCTCGTAGACATAGCCTGTTCCAGGAAAAAGTGTCTTTCCCGTTTGATGTATCGAGATTGTGAGCACATCATCTTGTCGATAGAACGCATTTTGTACACCGTCACCATGGTGTGCATCAAAATCGAAGTATAACACCTTACAGTCCCTTTTCTTCAGTAGATGCTTGATGGCGATAACGACATCGTTGAAAATGCAGAATCCGGCGGCTTCGCTCCTCTGTGCATGATGAAGTCCTC
This region includes:
- a CDS encoding acetoin utilization protein AcuC: MTSNLAYPYSDELLRYEFSRTHPLKPERLKLTYLLSKMKGLLDSVDLIRPRVASRSALELFHTSDFIEAVKKCSVGSCRNARYGLGIADNPVFPKIYEAASRYVGATLEGMKHIIEGYRKAFCISGGLHHAQRSEAAGFCIFNDVVIAIKHLLKKRDCKVLYFDFDAHHGDGVQNAFYRQDDVLTISIHQTGKTLFPGTGYVYEIGAGDGFGYSVNIPLLPGAGSSELIEVLNEVVVPLFESYEPDLLVSQLGVDGHYMDPLAHLTYTTYGYETVLSKLKALQEECCDIGWLAVGGGGYHPINVARLWTLFLSIIVDKEISADIPQDFKKKCSEMGFDRCPTSMRDEEKVVQMYNSRESIELDLERALRRVREMVFPHHGLD
- a CDS encoding amidohydrolase family protein, whose product is MEYASVDKHNLAEYVDTHIQYMDLFGIEQAVLTPVEPLISTNLYREAAAIYPDRFFWACSVLPRPLNRAQTKLREYEEEGCTALVLDESQYHPDDPAVHVLIQKAIQLNLPIFFHQDAVTSKTAGFIDEVSRTYENGKFVVLHMGGIFGFQNLLPIIRRKNIWLEISVTLARLVESPLRVFLDALIQDMGVRSLVYGSEHWSEYPNLSAAMNMIDLNVETNRAIRKQNAREIIGLAAY